The Labilibaculum sp. sequence CACCATACTGATCTAGAAATGACATGTTTAGAAATCCGTATTGCTTAACGTCAGCGATATTATCGGTCCCATTTTGATAAATGTCATTGATATTCAGAACACCTACTTGTTCTACTGCAGACAAATTGTCATTACCAACTTGGTTAACGCTGGATTGGTTGATTTGGGCAAACGAAACTACCCCAGTACATAGTACTGCTAAAAAGATGAATAAAATCTTTTTCATGGTTTGTAAATTTTTTAAGGTTTAAAGTGAATAGATCAGGTCACCCTGATTTAAAAGTTTTACTAATTTGGTTGTTGATTGATTTTTACTTGATAATTTATGTTTTATGTTTTTAAATTCTAATTAAAAGTAAATAGATCTATTGAATTTATAATATTAGATTACATCAAACATCAAAATAATATGATGAATATAACCAAGAAATTGATGAATATGAATCAAAGTTTTAAATTCAACATAAAAGGTTAATGAAAATTAAACTTAATGATGTAAATTGTTGATTGCAATATATTTACATGCAATTGGACGAGAATAACTCAAACAAAAAAAGGGCCGGATAAATATCCGGCCCCGTTAACAACTTGTTACTATTTTATTCAGTAGATGTAGACTGACTTTCTACTTTTTTTTGTATTTTTTCTTTTCTGTTTTTTTTCTTCTTATTTCTATCCCAAATCTTATCAAAATAGAAATTCAAGCCGATTTTCCCTTCCCAAAAATAATCATTAAAATTTCCTTGTTTCAATCCATCTATATTGTCATTGAATATATAATGATTCAATACAGACAAATTCAAGCCAATACGATCATTAAATAAAAATTCCACCCCAACTCCATATAATGCCTGAGTATATATGGAATTTGAAAGATCTATAGTATAGATAGATTTTTCATGTTCCGAAAAAACACCCAAGCCACCTTCAATATACGGAGTCCAATCTTTATAAGGTAATAAACGATATTTAGCCGTTATATCCAGAGAATTATAAGTTCTTTGAAAATAATTTGTTGTTGCAAGATCTCCCCGGCTAAAATTAAGTCCAAACTGCAATGCTGTTTGAGTATCGTACAATAAAGACACACCAGCCATTGCTTCCATCTCTGTGTGCTTATAATCTCCCATATACAACCATGATCCGCCATTAAAACCTAAACCAAATTTACGGCGACGTGGGGTAACTAACTGATCAAAGAAATCAGCTCCCTGATTATCCTCTTTCCCTTCAACATATTTTGTTATTACATCTGAATTAACATCTTCCGGATTCTTCAAATCCCAAAGACCTTCAATTACTCCTTCAATAATTAATGACTCTACAGCTTTCTCTATTGCTTCTTTCACAGCCATTTCAGATGGTTCATTATAGGTGAAACCAACCTCAGCCTCAAGCAGACGTTTGAACTTAACATATCGAAAAATACTAGCATCCAATTTTTGAGAAAGAATCATTTTTGAAGTATACACAGTCTTTAGAATTCGACCATTACTTGTAGAAATAGCCCGAAGATAAACTGTTACCCTATCTTGCCGATATTGACCAGAAGCACCAGCACCAAAATACTTTAATCCAGCACCACCAGTCAGAACATTGGCATCGTAACTAATAACACCACCTTCCAATACCAACCCGGCAAACAAAAGAGGTGGCAATAATTGAGAACTTTCATTCTGACCGGCATAATTTGCACGGCTTGATCGTATAATTTTCCTTTCATTCAATAAATTAGATAAACCTTCTCTTTCAATAGGAATAAACCAACCCGATTCTTCAATTGCTTTTAAGAGTATTGATGTGGTTCCCTGAGTAACCGCAGTCGACCAATTGGCTCCATTATCTGAAGGTTTGTATTGCCCGGTCTGATCGCGAAATTTATACACTGCAGCAACCATCTTTTCTTTTGGCTCAGGTAAGCCAACCAAACTTTTCCTTGCTGGCGTTTCGGCTCCAATTTCTGCTCTTTGTTCACTTAAAGGCTGATTAAAATATGGAACACATCCATTGATGAGAGGCAGTAAAATTAAAATACTATAGTAGTGGCGTATACATTTAAACATATATAGGGAATTAGCGGGTAATTATTTATTAATAACTGGGAATAACAATATTTGTAAAATTTCCGTTTGTGATATCACTTACATTCACAGTAACACCACTGGCATCTTCGGAAATATCCACCTTGTAATTTCCAAGATTATACGAACCGGTTTCAAGTTGATTGTTATCGCCAAAAATAGAGTTAACCAATTTACTTGATAATTGATTCAAAATTTGTCGGTTCAGATTATCCTGAAAATCATCCAACGGATCATTATTTAATGCACTATCCGCATTTGGATCTTCAATTCTATTTTGCTGGGTAGCAGAATTCAATAACCAATTGTAATTGTACTGATCACCCCCAAAAGATGAATTTATTGGTTTATACACAAAATCCTGAGCCATAGATTCTGTTGAGAATAACAAACTCAGAAAAGACAAAACAAATACTATTTTTATAATATTCATGGTTCACAGTTTAAAGTTCAAAACATTCCCGTTCCCTGTTGATCTTCATCCTCAAGTTGGGCATTCATTTTTTCGTAATTATTTAAAAATTGCATCGCCATTTGATTGGCATATTGGGACATTTGTTCCAACACTTCATAGCGTGGCTGCACTCTTTGTTTAAATACTTCATTATCATTTACCAAAACAATAATCTGAGTTGCCAGGCCTGGTAAAACCATTTCTTTAATCGTGATGGTGAAATTTTTCGCTTTTTGAGGCGCGATCCAAACGGAAAAAAACATATCATAGAAATCACGCCCTACTTTGGTAATTGTTTCATCCATAACCAAACCATCAACTTCCATTTCAGAACCTACATTTTCATAGACCGTATTTTTTTCGACAATATCATCAAGTGTTTGTTGAAGTATTTTTAATGTTTTTATTGAGTCACTCACATCTTCTGTTTCCTGCCCCTTCGTTTCCGTGAGAGGAACAAAAAACATAAAAAGAAAAATTAATAGTAAAACCCTATAAAAATATCTCATTTGAATTTCAATAAAATCAATGATCATTACAACATAAATATATCATTTCTAAATTTAATATCATAACAATACCAAATTCAATAGACTACTCTTAAGGAATCTTAACTTTTGTTAACCAGTTAAGAATAATTAAACTCCAACAACCTGATTGTTAACAATATTCCATTCATTCATCTTAAAATTTAGGACATCGAATAGCACGTATTCTTCTTTTCTTTCTTAAAAAATGAGTTCCCGAACAAGAAGATTTTGCCTTTCCCAATAAATAGCTAAGTGATATCTCGTGAGCTCCTGAATTTGTTTTCACCAAATTAGACACCACATAATCATAGGAATAACCAATTCTAATTTTATCAGTTTGGTAACCAATCAAAAAAATGAATGCATCAAAATCGAAGGAAAGATTATGACGAAACCAAGCACCAACAACCCAGTTATTTCTGGATAAATACATCCCGTAATTTATTTGCTCAAAATTCAATTGCCGTTGATACAATATATTTGGCGAAATTGTATAATTGCTCTTCATTAAACCACGAGAATATCCCATCGAAATATTTGCTCCTGCATGTACTGTATATTTACGAGGTAAAACCGCTGCATTTTGTTCTGAATTAAAAGCTTCATTAGGTTCTGATAGATGATCAATTACACCTCCAAAATAAATACTTTTGTAATTCACGATGATGCCCATGGAAAAATCCCAGTACGATTTGCTCAAATTGCTTGGCTGAACTTCTCTGGAAGGATAAATCACTCCATACAATGGATCTATCATATCTGAAAACACAAATGAACTCCAATCCAATTTCCGTTGAATATAACCAGCCTTGAATCCAACATTCATTGATAGATTTCGATTAATATCCAAGGAGTATGAATACATTCCGGAAGCTGTGGTTGTTTTAATTGCTCCTTGTCCCTGATTATCCTGAAGAATTAATATTCCCAGTCCTCCATTCATCAAATCAACAAATTGATCATAGGAAGCACTATAAGTAACAAAAGGGCGATTATTCTGAGGCCATTGATTCCGATATGACATTCCTAAAGTTGGAACATACTCTGATCCTGCAAAGGCAGGATTAAGATAAAGCCGGTTTGCGTAAAACTGAGAGAACTCAACGTCCTGAGCCTTGACCAATGAAGTCAAAAACAAACAACAAACGATATAAATAAACCTCCATTTTACCATTTTATCTAATTAAAGAAACATTTCCATCCTGACGAACTTTCCCATTAACAATCAAGATCCAAACATATACTCCTGTATTTGCTTTCTTCCCTTTATAGGTACCATCCCAACCCTGCCCCAAATCAGTAAATGTATAAATCAGCTCCCCCCAACGATTGTATATAAACATCTCAATATCTTCACCAGCAATATCACCTGTAATTAACGGACCAAAAGTATCATTGACACCATTTCCGTCAGGTGTGAAAGCATTAGGAACAAATATTCGATACCGATCAACATAAACCATGATGGAATCCATCCCTCTGCAGCCATGCATGTCTGTATATTCCAGAAAGTACTTTCCTTCTTCAGTTACCGTATAAGTTGAGGCCGTAGTGCCATCCTGCCATAAATAATTGCCTGGTAAGAACCTCACATCTATTGAGGGTGATAATATTTTTGATTCGGTGTAAAATATTGTTGTATCCATTCCTAAATCAAAAAATGGCTTATCATGAACAGTAAAATCAATCACCGAGGAATTAGCGCATCCATTTTCTATTTTAGCAAAATAACTTTCATTGGAACGAATTGTTAGTTTAAGTGGATTTAAAACAGGAAGAAGTAAATCAACATCTTCATACCAACTTACCGTAACAGATATATTTGATGTTACCTGATTATTAAGCGCAGTCAGATCATAATTCACAACCTCTCCTGTTCCCAAAAAATCCTCACACAATTCTATACTTAGATCATTTGCTTCCGGCAATGGGTTAACTATGAAATTTAATCTTCCAGTATTATCGCATGAACTCGCATTAGTGGCAAGGGCATAATATGAACTTTGATTAAAGATCGTTACATCCGCAGGATTTACTACAGGAATATTCAATTGGTCATCTTCGAACCATTGCACATTTGCAGCAGGATCGTTACTTACCTGCAAATTGTAATTGGTAAGGTTTATTCCAGACAATGAGGAAGATCCAAAACTCTCTTCACAAACTACCTCGTTAACATTTGTGGTTTGAGGCAAGGCTAAAATAGCAAATGATAGTTCTGCAAAATTCTCGCAGACACCATTCCAAACTCTTGCGTAATATACATCTCCGTCTGAGATCAGAACATTTTGAGTATTTAAAACAGGATTGGAATAAGTTGCTTCAGAATACCAAATAATTGTACTGGTTGCTGATGTTGTAATATCAGAATAGTAATCATTCAAATTTTCTCCTCTCACTTGCCTGGAATTGAAAACATCTTCACATAAGGAGACTTGATGGTTTTGAGCTTCAGGCAAGGCATTGATTGCAAAATCAATTCTTCCAACATTACTCTCCACACCAAAACTTACACGAACAAAAAAACTGTCTCCATTGGAAATGGCTGTGTTCATAGGATTTGGAACTGGCAAACTCAAGGCTAAATCAAAAAACCATTCTTTAACTGTTCCCGGATCATTGTTTACTGCAGGCTCTAATTGAGACAGATCATAGGATGTCAGTAAACCACTTCCCGCAACATCTTCACATAACTCAACCTGCAAATTATTTGCTTCAGGTAAATTTCGAACAGTAAATGTTATAATTGCAGAGTTTTGGCAAGTACCGTCATCCACTAAGGCATAATAATTGTCTCCTGTTGTTACACTTACATTATCGGGAGTTAACACAGGAATTGAATGCAAAACATCTTCATACCACGATATTGAATTGCTTGAAACCAGTGAATTATAAGCTAACAAATTTATTCCTGTCGCCAAACCTGTTCCAAAAGTGTCTTCCCAAACCTCAACAGTTTGATTGACAGCACCGGGTAATGAATTAACGGTATAAGTAACGGTGGCAACATTCGTATTAAAGGCATCGCTTATTGATGCAAAAAAACGATCGTCATTTGCAGCAATTACATTTGCAGGGTCAGGAATTACATTCGTGGGTAATCCATTGGGTTCTGTTGGCCAATCACTATACCATGCAAATGAATCACCATTTCCTTCATTAATTTGATTCTCAAGTAAATTTAAATCAACCAAAGCAGTACCGGTTCCAACAACATCTTCACATACAACGGGAAATACATTTCTGGCAATTGGTGTGTTAACC is a genomic window containing:
- a CDS encoding CsgG/HfaB family protein; the encoded protein is MFKCIRHYYSILILLPLINGCVPYFNQPLSEQRAEIGAETPARKSLVGLPEPKEKMVAAVYKFRDQTGQYKPSDNGANWSTAVTQGTTSILLKAIEESGWFIPIEREGLSNLLNERKIIRSSRANYAGQNESSQLLPPLLFAGLVLEGGVISYDANVLTGGAGLKYFGAGASGQYRQDRVTVYLRAISTSNGRILKTVYTSKMILSQKLDASIFRYVKFKRLLEAEVGFTYNEPSEMAVKEAIEKAVESLIIEGVIEGLWDLKNPEDVNSDVITKYVEGKEDNQGADFFDQLVTPRRRKFGLGFNGGSWLYMGDYKHTEMEAMAGVSLLYDTQTALQFGLNFSRGDLATTNYFQRTYNSLDITAKYRLLPYKDWTPYIEGGLGVFSEHEKSIYTIDLSNSIYTQALYGVGVEFLFNDRIGLNLSVLNHYIFNDNIDGLKQGNFNDYFWEGKIGLNFYFDKIWDRNKKKKNRKEKIQKKVESQSTSTE
- a CDS encoding curli assembly protein CsgF — translated: MNIIKIVFVLSFLSLLFSTESMAQDFVYKPINSSFGGDQYNYNWLLNSATQQNRIEDPNADSALNNDPLDDFQDNLNRQILNQLSSKLVNSIFGDNNQLETGSYNLGNYKVDISEDASGVTVNVSDITNGNFTNIVIPSY
- a CDS encoding CsgE family curli-type amyloid fiber assembly protein yields the protein MIIDFIEIQMRYFYRVLLLIFLFMFFVPLTETKGQETEDVSDSIKTLKILQQTLDDIVEKNTVYENVGSEMEVDGLVMDETITKVGRDFYDMFFSVWIAPQKAKNFTITIKEMVLPGLATQIIVLVNDNEVFKQRVQPRYEVLEQMSQYANQMAMQFLNNYEKMNAQLEDEDQQGTGMF
- a CDS encoding PorP/SprF family type IX secretion system membrane protein translates to MVKWRFIYIVCCLFLTSLVKAQDVEFSQFYANRLYLNPAFAGSEYVPTLGMSYRNQWPQNNRPFVTYSASYDQFVDLMNGGLGILILQDNQGQGAIKTTTASGMYSYSLDINRNLSMNVGFKAGYIQRKLDWSSFVFSDMIDPLYGVIYPSREVQPSNLSKSYWDFSMGIIVNYKSIYFGGVIDHLSEPNEAFNSEQNAAVLPRKYTVHAGANISMGYSRGLMKSNYTISPNILYQRQLNFEQINYGMYLSRNNWVVGAWFRHNLSFDFDAFIFLIGYQTDKIRIGYSYDYVVSNLVKTNSGAHEISLSYLLGKAKSSCSGTHFLRKKRRIRAIRCPKF